The Brassica napus cultivar Da-Ae chromosome C7, Da-Ae, whole genome shotgun sequence genome has a segment encoding these proteins:
- the LOC106357622 gene encoding uncharacterized protein LOC106357622 isoform X2 codes for MDSLVASYASSDEEEELEPSTQSLTVKSSSSSSVFSAIPQPNQSRSSKDEAFNSSSSSFLSSLPPPKSSTSRQQNPSPSLPKRVVQIKLPVNPRPTNLDDEDDEEEEKARKKRKQMESAAAASNNSSVKSFLSAMPAPKSSQALGALPSLGSGSGSGRRSILETETPSTDQTQSFSSEAEQVDAGYEQNPSGNVDAFGYGGYEQNSSGSGDVVSAYDGGNAWNGGGGFEGTTGVPEAFMAMDSGARRGRRGRNDFPTEIVEVKQDELMKNRPRVDQVKSTGIAFGPAYQICLLQELGSCL; via the exons ATGGACTCTCTGGTAGCGAGCTACGCTTCGtcggacgaagaagaagaactcgaGCCATCTACACAATCCCTCACCGTaaaatcatcatcttcttcctccgtgTTCTCAGCTATTCCTCAACCTAACCAATCCAGATCTTCCAAAGACGAGGCTTTTAATTCATCTTCGTCGTCTTTCCTCTCCTCTCTCCCTCCTCCCAAATCCTCCACCTCTCGCCAACAAAACCCATCTCCGTCCTTACCTAAACGCGTCGTTCAGATCAAGCTTCCTGTAAACCCTAGACCGACCAATCTCGATGACgaagacgacgaagaagaggagaaagcgAGGAAGAAGCGTAAACAGATGGAATCCGCCGCTGCGGCGTCAAACAATTCGTCAGTGAAATCCTTCTTATCCGCCATGCCTGCTCCAAAGAGCTCTCAAGCACTCGGCGCTCTTCCTTCACTGGGGTCAGGATCAGGATCGGGGCGAAGATCGATTCTTGAAACAGAGACGCCAAGTACTGATCAAACGCAGTCGTTTAGTAGCGAGGCGGAACAAGTAGATGCTGGATACGAGCAGAACCCTAGTGGAAATGTGGATGCTTTTGGTTACGGTGGATATGAGCAGAACTCTAGTGGAAGTGGAGATGTTGTGTCTGCTTATGATGGTGGTAATGCTTGGAACGGTGGTGGTGGGTTTGAAGGGACGACGGGAGTGCCTGAGGCGTTTATGGCGATGGATAGTGGTGCGAGGAGAGGAAGGAGAGGGAGGAATGATTTTCCCACGGAGATAGTTGAGGTTAAGCAGGATGAGCTCATGAAGAATAGGCCAAGAGTTGATCAAGTTAAATCTACTGGGATTGCCTTTGGTCCTGCGTATCAG ATCTGTTTGCTACAAGAACTAGGGAGTTGTCTGTGA